One genomic window of Danio rerio strain Tuebingen ecotype United States chromosome 24, GRCz12tu, whole genome shotgun sequence includes the following:
- the topbp1 gene encoding DNA topoisomerase 2-binding protein 1 yields the protein MSKASKDAYIVKFVESNGQKSDVALQAYKAIVELQSEKYVQMVDEEAALELDHNDKSLFVFSDFTSSAFDHCRRLGCRIVSPLVVLFCLQKQRCVPKAEQPVYNMSMADVTVSCTNLDKEARSEVMDLIQLMGGRVYRDLNVSVTHLVAGEVGSKKYLVAASLGKPILLPSWVKACWEKSQDSVFHHSELNTEDYRCPVLKGCTVCVTGLSTVERKEVQRLCDQNGATYTGQLKMNECTHLIVNEPTGQKYEFARKWNVYCVSLHWLFDSIEKGFCQDESRYAVERGDKRKTDDKSGRPNTSTPTGQSRSKEDGPSLLGLSHISNISLNVNETALTTAGISHIEMPDPVDSFDITVCRVDDLLDGCKLYLCGLSGKKLEKLRRMVNTAGGLRFNQPTQELTHIVMGEADQGIKAFLDNATHRPHIVTVQWLLESFSRGSLLPENGYFHPSFLPPAPAAVDIPALHKAAPRASRPSVAPPPAPSPARQSRAEEDLLSQYMGNDQTVELPQDTSSRHSVLHPEPLVEGKDSTLAEASEGGLFFGKRFILVGFGAEAEAQLSELVMENAGKILVGRSRAVAHYAIVPLLGCDVEATVDEVATDTWLAMCVEQQCVLPLASHPLFTPVAVREGFSPLKDCVLSVSQFTGAERDSLIQLAKHLGASVQDYFVRTANQRKGMLASTHLVLQTPEGTKYQAAQKWGLPAVTIRWVLESARTGKRADEGQYLVDLPPSPERTEDSFVGASQKDPPPLRLHQRSPELPLLGPQNSDAITPLDTARFQSRSVRSAVRKLKQGEEEQAEVTTPGQEEAKGAQQKDSSLHLDTPSRFLSRDKLFGPSFNTKDVFDHLQTPGNKSQQGQGAETPLSEVIERNLKAAVANSNRSHVTNLAAMTASPQLGKEPEPEVEQKAAAPLSGVVVCVSKKLSKKQSELNAVAASLGAEFRWSCDDSVTHYIYQGKVGDNSKEYRAVKERGLYIVSQHWLQACADEQKHVSESLYPFTFNPKMSLTMSQMADSTQRSPPSATPRTRLRAFAENEETRLGPDDDITDVSTPKQGSVGEPEKDQTISTEKKNLTETLEMRESLQRQLQEIMSATKLTSGRRGSSRLAKTGPGGLDSPHTPDSLGRMSRRSRNLEAIRMSRQVCVDLNTEPSQSEQIVWDDPTAREERAKLADNLQWPGSPSQHSEPLALVPPPHSDHTTNGRDSMTDSELVEMAAFEVIDAQLKPKGTSSRVDTLHNPKTPEAPSIAFPISKTAALPLPRIEDEEEELKKDPPRFLLSSLNPQERIDYSHLIEELGGVVLEKQSFDPSCTHVIVGHPLRNEKYLAAMAAGKWILHRSYLEACRAEGHFIQEDQYEWGSSSILEALPSINSQQKRLALAAMRWRKTLQGCSNKEPNVIVVQGAFGGWIVMLNIDQAREAGFRRLLQSGGAKVLPDPSPSLFKETTHLFVDFSRLKPGDVRVDISEASAHGVKCLKPEYIADYLMQEPSPSMDAYYLPGAAADETEKVVDASSRKRKASGDMSTLKKSRMR from the exons ATGTCGAAAGCCAGCAAGGATGCATACATTGTGAAGTTTGTTGAAAGCAATGGACAAAAGAGTGATGTGGCTCTCCAGGCCTATAAG GCGATAGTGGAATTGCAGTCAGAAAAATATGTGCAGATGGTGGATGAGGAAGCGGCTCTGGAGCTGGACCACAATGACAAATCCCTGTTTGTGTTCAGTGACTTCACCAGTAGTGCCTTTGACCACTGCAGAAGG CTGGGATGCAGGATTGTGAGTCCTCTAGTAGTGCTCTTCTGTCTGCAGAAGCAGAGATGTGTGCCCAAAGCAGAGCAGCCCGTGTATAACATGTCCATGGCTGATGTCACTGTTTCCTGCACTAACCTTGACAAAGAGGCACGG AGTGAAGTGATGGATCTTATTCAGCTGATGGGTGGACGAGTCTACCGGGATCTCAACGTGTCTGTTACTCACCTGGTGGCAGGTGAAGTTGGGAGTAAAAAATATCTGGTGGCAGCAAGCCTTGGGAAGCCCATCCTGTTACCCAGCTGGGTGAAAGCATGCTGGGAAAAGTCTCAGGACAG TGTTTTCCATCACTCTGAGCTGAATACAGAGGATTATCGGTGTCCAGTCCTTAAAGGCTGTACAGTGTGTGTGACGGGCCTCTCTACTGTTGAACGTAAGGAGGTTCAGAGGTTGTGTGATCAGAATGGAGCCACCTACACAGGGCAGCTCAAGATGAATGAGTGCACTCACCTTATTGTCAATGAACCCACAG GTCAGAAATATGAGTTTGCCCGTAAATGGAACGTGTACTGCGTGTCACTCCACTGGCTGTTTGACAGCATAGAGAAGGGCTTCTGTCAGGATGAGAGCAGGTATGCTGTGGAGCGTGGAGATAAGAGAAAAACTGATGATAAGTCTGGCAGACCAAACACTTCTACTCCTACAGGACAGAGCAGGAGTAAAGAGG ATGGTCCCTCGCTTTTGGGATTGAGTCATATCTCCAACATCAGCCTTAATGTCAATGAAACAGCCCTCACTACAGCAGGGATCAGCCACATCGAGATGCCTGATCCAGTTGACTCATTTGACATCACCGTCTGTCGAGTTGATGACTTGCTGGATGGCTGTAAG TTGTATTTGTGTGGCCTGTCAGGCAAGAAACTGGAGAAATTGAGGCGAATGGTGAACACTGCTGGAGGTCTGCGCTTTAACCAGCCCACCCAAGAACTTACACATATAGTAATGGGAGAAGCAGACCAGGGAATCAAAGCTTTCCTTGACAACGCAACTCACAG GCCTCATATAGTGACCGTGCAGTGGCTTCTAGAAAGTTTTTCCCGTGGTTCCTTGCTCCCCGAGAATGGCTACTTCCACCCGTCTTTCCTGCCCCCAGCCCCAGCCGCTGTTGATATACCTGCTCTTCACAAAGCTGCCCCTCGTGCCTCCAGACCCTCTGTAGCTCCCCCTCCTGCCCCTAGTCCAGCCCGACAGTCCAGAGCAGAGGAAGACCTGCTCTCCCAGTACATGGGGAACGACCAGACTGTGG AGCTGCCTCAGGACACCAGCAGTAGGCATAGCGTTTTACATCCAGAACCTCTGGTTGAGGGGAAGGACTCCACGTTGGCTGAAGCCTCAGAAGGTGGCCTTTTTTTTGGGAAGCGCTTCATCTTGGTTGGTTTCGGAGCTGAGGCTGAAGCCCAGCTGTCAGAGCTAGTCATGGAAAACGCTGGGAAGATTTTGGTTGGCAGATCAAGAGCTGTGGCGCATTATGCTATCGTGCCGCTGCTGGGCTGTGACGTGGAGGCAACAGTAGATGAGGTTGCCACAGATACTTGGCTG GCCATGTGTGTGGAGCAGCAGTGTGTGTTGCCACTTGCCTCTCATCCTCTGTTCACTCCAGTGGCGGTGAGAGAAGGCTTCTCTCCTCTTAAAGACTGTGtgctgtcagtcagtcagttcacTGGAGCTGAGAGAGATTCACTTATTCAGCTCGCCAAACACCTGGGAGCGAG TGTCCAGGATTACTTTGTGCGGACGGCTAATCAGAGGAAGGGAATGCTGGCCAGCACACATTTGGTTCTCCAGACACCTGAGGGCACCAAGTACCAGGCAGCTCAGAAGTGGGGTCTGCCTGCGGTCACGATTCGCTGGGTTTTAGAGTCTGCTAGAACAGGGAAACGTGCGGATGAGGGCCAATACCTGGTTGACCTGCCACCTTCTCCAG AGAGAACAGAAGACAGTTTTGTTGGAGCATCTCAGAAAGATCCTCCACCACTGCGCCTCCATCAGCGCTCACCAGAACTTCCCTTACTGGGCCCACAAAATAGCGATGCCATCACCCCTCTAGACACGGCTCGCTTTCAGAGCCGTAGTGTCCGCTCGGCAGTCAGGAAGCTGAAACAGGGAGAGGAAGAGCAGGCTGAGGTGACCACCCCAGGACAGGAGGAGGCCAAAGGAGCACAGCAGAAAGACTCATCTCTCCATCTAGATACTCCCTCTCGCTTCCTAAGCAGAGACAAACTCTTCGGACCGTCATTTAACACAAAG GATGTGTTTGACCATTTACAGACTCCTGGTAATAAATCCCAGCAAGGTCAGGGGGCGGAGACTCCTCTGTCAGAGGTCATCGAGAGGAACCTTAAAGCTGCCGTTGCCAACAGCAACCGCAGTCACGTCACAAACCTCGCAGCCATGACTGCCAGTCCACAACTGGGTAAAGAGCCTGAACCTGAG GTGGAGCAGAAGGCTGCAGCTCCTCTCAGTGGGGTGGTGGTGTGTGTGAGCAAGAAATTAAGCAAGAAACAGAGTGAACTCAATGCAGTGGCTGCTTCTCTCGGTGCTGAGTTTAG ATGGTCTTGTGACGACTCGGTCACTCATTACATCTACCAGGGGAAAGTGGGAGACAACAGTAAAGAATACAGAGCTGTCAAAGAGAGAGGACTCTATATAGTTTCACAACACTGGCTACAGGCT TGTGCAGATGAGCAGAAGCATGTGTCGGAGTCGCTCTACCCTTTTACATTCAACCCTAAAATGAGCCTCACCATGAGTCAGATGGCAGATTCCACTCAGAGATCACCTCCTTCTGCCACCCCCCGCACCAGACTGAGAGCTTTCGCTGAGAATGAGGAGACCAGG TTGGGCCCTGATGATGACATCACCGACGTCTCAACTCCTAAGCAAGGCAGTGTGGGAGAGCCTGAGAAAGATCAAACCATCAGCACCGAGAAGAAAA ATCTCACGGAAACACTGGAGATGAGGGAAAGTCTTCAAAGGCAGCTTCAGGAGATCATGTCTGCCACTAAACTAACCAGCGGTCGTCGAGGCTCCTCGCGGTTGGCCAAAACAGGCCCAGGGGGGCTGGACTCTCCCCACACCCCGGACAGCCTGGGGCGGATGAGCAGACGCAGTCGCAATTTAGAGGCCATACG GATGTCACGTCAAGTATGTGTGGATCTGAACACAGAGCCATCCCAGAGTGAGCAGATCGTTTGGGATGACCCCACAGCACGAGAAGAGAGAGCTAAACTGGCTGATAACCTGCAGTGGCCTGGCAGCCCCTCTCAGCACTCTGAACCTCTGGCGCTCGTCCCACCGCCACACTCTGACCACACAACCAACGGCAGAGACTCCATGACTGACTCTGAACTGGTGGAAATGG CTGCGTTTGAAGTCATCGATGCACAGCTAAAGCCAAAAGGAACCTCGTCTCGAGTCGACACACTACACAACCCTAAAACACCTGAAGCACCGAGTATTGCTTTCCCCATCTCTAAGACTGCAGCCCTCCCTCTTCCACGG ATTGAAGATGAGGAGGAAGAGCTGAAGAAGGATCCTCCACGGTTTTTGCTTTCATCATTGAATCCACAGGAACGCATCGACTACAGCCATCTCATAGAGGAACTTG GCGGTGTTGTGTTGGAGAAGCAGAGTTTTGACCCAAGCTGCACTCATGTGATTGTGGGTCACCCTCTGAGGAATGAGAAGTATCTGGCCGCTATGGCCGCGGGCAAGTGGATCCTTCACCGCTCATACCTGGAGGCCTGCCGAGCAGAAGGACACTTcatacag GAGGATCAGTACGAGTGGGGAAGCAGCTCTATACTGGAGGCTTTGCCATCCATTAACTCTCAGCAGAAGAGACTGGCACTGGCCGCCATGCGATGGAGGAAAACACTACAAGGCTGCTCAAACAAGGAG CCTAATGTTATTGTTGTGCAGGGAGCGTTTGGCGGCTGGATTGTGATGCTGAATATTGACCAGGCCAGAGAGGCTGGATTCAGAAGACTGCTGCAGTCTGGAGGAGCCAAG GTGCTGCCAGATCCTTCTCCCTCACTGTTTAAAGAGACCACTCACCTGTTTGTGGATTTCAGTCGGTTAAAACCAGGTGATGTTAGAGTGGACATCAGTGAGGCTTCAGCTCACGGGGTCAAATGTCTTAAACCAGAGTACATTGCTGATTATCTCATGCAG GAACCGTCTCCTTCAATGGACGCTTACTATCTTCCTGGAGCAGCTGCCGATGAGACAGAGAAGGTTGTAGATGCATCTTCACGCAAACGGAAAGCCTCTGGGGACATGTCCACACTGAAGAAAAGCCGTATGAGATGA